The Verrucomicrobiia bacterium genome has a window encoding:
- a CDS encoding Gfo/Idh/MocA family oxidoreductase — translation MKSSSQMTRRSFLSTSAKTAAAAGLPLWFLDAERAFAQVTSAESSPNERPRIALVGCGGMGMADGRNAARHGTIVAVCDVDRSRADSAARELARDGKTPAAFADFRKLFEKDIVDVVVQAAPDHWHTLINIAAAQAGKDVYAEKPLTLTIDEGKRTIAAVRKHKVVLQTGTQQRSSARFRLACELIRNGRIGKLQQVRVFVPSGLRGGPFQKRPVPESLNWDLWQGQAPAAEYVAERCHGNFRWWFEYSGGPVTDWGAHHNDIVRWALGSPGPASVEARALAEIVPGGYTAPSDFEATLLWPNEVKQIVRTTPDDSPYGAVIKADGQRNGIKFEGSDGWLWVNRDEITANDPERIRTPLPEDSIQLERSRDHMSNFFECVRSRKDPIASVEEGHRSAVIGHLIVIGLAEKKVLQWDAEKEVFVGQHAEDANRRLARSMRKPYDYEFI, via the coding sequence ATGAAATCGTCCAGCCAGATGACCCGCCGAAGCTTCCTTTCAACCTCAGCGAAAACCGCGGCCGCCGCGGGGCTTCCACTCTGGTTTCTCGACGCTGAACGCGCATTTGCCCAGGTCACGTCGGCGGAGTCTTCTCCGAATGAACGTCCCCGCATTGCCCTGGTGGGTTGTGGAGGGATGGGAATGGCAGACGGGCGGAACGCTGCCCGGCACGGAACGATCGTCGCCGTTTGTGATGTGGATCGATCGAGGGCAGACTCAGCTGCACGCGAACTTGCCAGGGATGGAAAGACCCCCGCCGCGTTCGCAGATTTCCGAAAATTATTCGAGAAGGATATCGTCGATGTCGTGGTGCAGGCGGCGCCGGATCACTGGCACACGCTCATCAACATCGCCGCTGCCCAGGCGGGCAAGGATGTCTATGCGGAGAAGCCGCTGACACTGACGATCGATGAAGGCAAGCGGACAATCGCCGCCGTGCGAAAGCATAAGGTGGTGTTGCAAACGGGCACGCAGCAACGGAGCAGCGCGCGTTTTCGGCTGGCATGTGAATTGATTCGGAACGGGCGCATTGGGAAGCTCCAGCAGGTCCGTGTGTTTGTTCCCTCCGGATTGCGTGGCGGCCCATTCCAAAAACGGCCGGTGCCCGAAAGCCTCAATTGGGATCTCTGGCAGGGGCAGGCTCCTGCCGCGGAATATGTCGCGGAACGTTGTCATGGAAACTTCCGCTGGTGGTTTGAATATTCGGGCGGACCCGTCACGGATTGGGGCGCGCATCACAACGATATTGTCCGCTGGGCACTCGGCTCGCCAGGGCCGGCATCGGTGGAAGCGCGCGCGCTGGCGGAAATCGTTCCCGGCGGCTACACCGCGCCCAGCGATTTCGAAGCCACCCTGCTATGGCCAAATGAAGTGAAGCAAATCGTGCGCACCACGCCCGATGACAGTCCGTACGGCGCTGTGATCAAGGCCGATGGCCAACGCAACGGGATCAAGTTTGAAGGCAGCGACGGCTGGCTTTGGGTCAATCGCGATGAAATCACCGCAAACGATCCGGAACGAATCCGCACGCCTTTGCCTGAGGACTCCATCCAACTGGAACGCAGCCGCGATCACATGTCGAACTTCTTCGAATGCGTCCGGTCGCGAAAGGATCCCATTGCGAGCGTCGAGGAAGGGCATCGTTCCGCCGTGATTGGACATTTGATCGTGATCGGGCTGGCAGAAAAGAAGGTGCTGCAGTGGGATGCTGAGAAGGAAGTGTTCGTGGGCCAACACGCGGAGGATGCGAACCGCCGGCTCGCCCGGTCGATGCGAAAACCGTACGACTACGAGTTCATTTGA
- a CDS encoding TIM-barrel domain-containing protein, with amino-acid sequence MRTHLCRRWICLSLLSSVPAIAPGNAATEIRFAGHPGELVISEVSERTARIQFFPFDLNGRPRQPAKSTVLVPFDATEKLRLKALDGTKTVNVGTVRVNVTADPLTIAFQRNGKQVQRIVLDAASATNAAVHFQTAAPVLGLGEGAQQFDRRGALYPMEPSWGGWNRSVLGSVVPSPFLIGTEGWALFAHRPEGQFDLRGDVGKFVPRQDSDGGAALDIFVVSVEEPAAALAEYIRLTGRPVMPPKWALGYFQSHRTLPGPDEPLQIARTFREKNLPCDALIYLGTGYCTNGWNTGHGSLTFNSNAFAADHVRALHDLNFKVVLHVNRAPRNLFGNSINEASDSPLHIRNYWRRHSALASLGVDGWWPDDGDELPLEARLTRHRCYYEGSLSDEPNVRPWSLHRTGYAGAQRYGGWIWSGDIDSKWETLAAQVSVGLNHGLSLTPFWGTDTGGFYPSRELTGELYIRWFQFSAFCPSFRSHGRTWLLRLPWGWNTGSFGPIEHGPAERTDFTGNITRPPQHPPPGELRNESIEPIARKFLELRYRLLPYNYSVARQAVDHGMPMMRALWLHYPEDPEAVKIGNEYLWGRDLLVAPVTEPGAQSRRIYLPAGAWVDWWTGEKVEGKRWIDRPVDLATLPLYARAGAIIPLDPVRQHTGQHATDPTTLRVHPGADGSFVLYDDDGESLGYRDDSDPRAVWISMRWNDAERRLTLESDQRMKRRPPAARRFTVEIAGHARSLPVEFRGERVSLTLD; translated from the coding sequence ATGAGAACTCACCTCTGCCGTCGCTGGATCTGCTTGAGCCTCCTTTCCTCCGTGCCCGCGATCGCGCCAGGCAATGCGGCGACAGAAATCCGCTTCGCCGGGCACCCTGGCGAACTGGTGATCAGCGAAGTCAGCGAACGAACGGCGCGAATTCAGTTCTTCCCGTTCGACCTCAATGGAAGGCCGCGGCAACCCGCGAAGTCCACTGTGTTAGTCCCATTCGACGCGACGGAGAAACTGCGGCTGAAAGCGCTCGACGGAACGAAGACTGTCAATGTGGGAACAGTGCGCGTCAACGTGACAGCAGATCCCTTGACGATCGCGTTTCAACGCAATGGAAAACAGGTGCAGCGAATCGTGTTGGATGCCGCGTCCGCCACCAATGCAGCGGTTCACTTTCAAACCGCCGCGCCGGTGCTTGGCCTTGGTGAAGGTGCGCAACAGTTTGATCGCCGTGGCGCGCTTTATCCAATGGAGCCGAGCTGGGGCGGATGGAATCGCTCCGTATTGGGGTCGGTGGTTCCCTCGCCTTTCCTGATTGGCACTGAAGGCTGGGCGCTCTTCGCGCATCGTCCTGAAGGCCAGTTTGACCTGCGTGGCGACGTTGGAAAATTCGTGCCCCGCCAGGATTCCGACGGCGGCGCGGCCCTCGACATCTTTGTCGTCAGCGTCGAAGAGCCCGCGGCAGCACTTGCCGAATACATCCGTCTGACCGGGCGCCCCGTGATGCCTCCCAAATGGGCGCTTGGATACTTTCAATCGCATCGAACCCTCCCGGGTCCCGACGAACCGCTCCAAATCGCGCGCACGTTCCGCGAAAAGAACCTGCCGTGCGATGCGCTAATTTATCTTGGCACCGGCTATTGCACGAACGGCTGGAACACCGGACACGGATCCCTGACGTTCAACAGCAACGCCTTTGCTGCGGACCACGTCCGCGCCCTGCACGACTTGAATTTCAAGGTGGTGTTGCACGTGAACCGCGCGCCGCGCAACCTGTTCGGCAATTCCATCAATGAAGCTTCGGATTCCCCGCTGCATATCCGGAATTACTGGCGGCGGCACAGCGCTCTCGCAAGCTTGGGCGTGGATGGCTGGTGGCCGGACGATGGCGACGAACTTCCGCTCGAAGCCAGGCTTACGCGGCATCGCTGCTATTACGAAGGTTCGCTGTCAGACGAGCCAAACGTGCGTCCCTGGAGCCTCCACCGGACGGGTTACGCCGGCGCGCAGCGCTACGGGGGATGGATCTGGTCGGGCGACATTGATTCCAAATGGGAAACGCTCGCCGCGCAAGTGTCTGTCGGATTGAACCACGGACTGAGCCTGACACCTTTCTGGGGCACGGACACGGGCGGCTTCTATCCTTCGCGCGAACTGACAGGTGAATTGTACATTCGCTGGTTCCAGTTCTCCGCGTTCTGCCCGTCATTCCGTTCGCATGGCCGCACGTGGCTTCTGCGCCTGCCGTGGGGCTGGAACACCGGAAGCTTCGGGCCGATTGAGCATGGCCCGGCCGAACGAACCGACTTCACGGGCAACATCACACGTCCTCCGCAGCACCCCCCGCCCGGCGAACTGCGCAACGAATCCATCGAGCCGATCGCGCGCAAGTTCCTGGAATTGCGCTATCGGCTCCTCCCGTACAATTACAGCGTCGCGCGCCAGGCGGTCGACCACGGGATGCCCATGATGCGGGCGTTGTGGTTGCATTATCCTGAAGATCCCGAAGCGGTGAAGATCGGCAATGAGTATCTCTGGGGACGCGACCTTCTCGTGGCACCCGTGACAGAACCAGGCGCACAATCGCGGCGTATATACCTCCCCGCGGGCGCGTGGGTCGATTGGTGGACTGGCGAGAAGGTCGAAGGCAAACGTTGGATCGATCGGCCAGTCGACCTGGCCACGCTGCCGCTCTACGCCCGGGCAGGCGCAATCATTCCGCTGGATCCCGTGCGCCAGCACACGGGCCAGCATGCCACCGATCCCACCACGCTGCGCGTGCACCCCGGCGCGGACGGCAGTTTCGTGCTCTACGATGATGACGGCGAGAGTCTCGGATACCGTGATGATTCAGATCCGCGCGCTGTATGGATTTCCATGCGATGGAACGATGCGGAGCGCCGGCTCACGCTCGAGTCGGATCAAAGAATGAAACGAAGGCCGCCCGCCGCACGCCGGTTCACGGTTGAAATCGCAGGCCACGCCCGGTCGCTGCCGGTTGAATTCCGCGGCGAACGTGTTTCGCTCACATTGGACTAG
- a CDS encoding aminotransferase class V-fold PLP-dependent enzyme has protein sequence METFDTPALLQHPAADPGNWLLDPAVTYLNHGAFGACPRVVLEYQQGLRQRLERQPLQFLARDLEPMLDAARNTLAKFVGADPANLVFVPNATTGVNTILRSLDWKSGDEVIVTTQEYNACRNALDFVAQRFELNVIVVHIPFPLSAGDEPIAALLEKVTERTRLVLIDHVTSQTGMVLPVERIVRAMTERGIETLIDGAHAPGMVLLNLKELGATYYTGNCHKWLCAPRSAAFLHVLPHRQAAIRPLTISHGANSLRKDRSRFQVEFAWMGTWDPTAALSVSEALRFMGSLLPGGWVEIRARNRALALAARELLCNALEVAAPCPQEMIGSLASIPLPARFAHEEPVLPVNEHPLQMRLLEKHGIEVPIMPWTSGSRLIRVSAQLYNSLPQYERLADALLSDSAG, from the coding sequence ATGGAAACCTTTGATACACCCGCTCTGCTGCAGCATCCAGCGGCCGACCCTGGCAACTGGCTTCTCGATCCCGCTGTGACCTATCTCAATCACGGTGCGTTTGGAGCTTGTCCCAGGGTTGTCCTGGAATACCAGCAAGGGCTGAGACAACGGCTCGAACGCCAGCCGCTGCAATTCCTCGCGCGCGACCTCGAACCGATGTTGGATGCCGCTCGCAACACGCTGGCAAAATTCGTTGGAGCTGATCCAGCAAACCTCGTCTTTGTTCCCAACGCGACGACCGGCGTGAACACCATCCTGCGGTCGTTGGATTGGAAAAGCGGTGATGAGGTAATCGTGACGACGCAGGAATACAACGCGTGCCGCAACGCGCTGGATTTTGTCGCGCAACGTTTCGAACTAAATGTGATCGTTGTTCACATTCCATTCCCGCTGTCCGCAGGCGACGAACCTATCGCGGCGCTGCTGGAGAAGGTCACCGAGCGCACACGGCTGGTGTTGATTGATCATGTCACGAGCCAGACCGGAATGGTGCTGCCCGTTGAACGGATTGTTCGTGCAATGACAGAGCGGGGGATTGAGACACTGATCGATGGCGCGCATGCACCCGGAATGGTTCTGTTGAACCTGAAGGAACTCGGGGCCACGTATTACACCGGGAATTGCCACAAATGGCTCTGCGCTCCGCGCAGTGCCGCGTTTCTCCATGTGCTGCCGCATCGCCAGGCCGCCATCCGCCCGCTCACGATCAGCCACGGCGCGAATTCCCTGCGCAAAGATCGATCGCGCTTCCAGGTCGAGTTTGCGTGGATGGGCACATGGGATCCGACCGCGGCGCTCAGCGTGTCCGAGGCATTGCGGTTCATGGGCTCGCTTTTGCCTGGGGGTTGGGTTGAAATCAGGGCGCGAAACCGCGCGCTGGCGCTCGCGGCGCGCGAGCTCCTGTGCAACGCGCTCGAGGTTGCAGCCCCCTGTCCGCAAGAGATGATTGGTTCCCTGGCATCCATCCCATTGCCAGCGAGGTTCGCGCACGAAGAACCGGTGTTGCCTGTAAACGAGCATCCGCTGCAGATGCGTTTGCTCGAGAAGCACGGCATCGAGGTTCCAATCATGCCTTGGACTTCAGGTTCGCGCCTGATCCGTGTTTCAGCGCAACTGTATAACTCCTTGCCCCAATACGAGCGCCTCGCCGATGCACTGCTTTCGGATTCTGCGGGTTGA
- a CDS encoding PEP-CTERM sorting domain-containing protein, with translation MKTPLKVLLCGSFCAITASAWAGVAYSVDGSMNTSSAAWSGTPAIALATPGQGNVYEGGNTGGGVVGIAFLTTSAFNLGEIKFESQGILGNNFSLSLYDLGTTVSETNPRYTIDNTSVDLFSADLNFSYTTAGGQITTLTFTGADQVSLLAGHWYSLEILNNDLASNLLVERASTALSAFMSLGTGATGARNNVPAGDRDPVAAIYAAPIPEPSSIALVGAGLMSLFMMRRSKNG, from the coding sequence ATGAAAACTCCACTCAAGGTCCTGTTATGCGGAAGCTTTTGCGCCATCACTGCCAGTGCATGGGCCGGTGTTGCCTATTCCGTCGATGGCAGCATGAACACCAGTTCCGCAGCGTGGTCTGGAACTCCGGCGATCGCTCTTGCGACACCGGGACAGGGCAACGTTTACGAAGGAGGGAACACTGGCGGCGGCGTTGTTGGGATCGCCTTCCTGACCACCAGCGCATTCAATCTCGGCGAAATCAAATTCGAGTCGCAAGGCATCCTCGGCAACAACTTCTCGCTTTCGCTGTATGATCTCGGAACGACGGTTTCAGAAACGAATCCCCGTTACACGATCGACAACACGAGCGTCGACCTCTTTTCAGCCGACCTGAATTTCTCCTACACGACTGCGGGCGGCCAGATTACGACCCTCACCTTTACGGGCGCCGATCAGGTGTCCTTGCTTGCCGGCCACTGGTACAGCCTCGAAATATTGAACAACGACCTTGCGAGCAACCTCCTTGTGGAACGCGCTTCGACTGCGTTGAGCGCGTTTATGTCCCTTGGAACGGGAGCCACTGGCGCCCGCAATAACGTGCCCGCGGGCGATCGCGATCCGGTCGCCGCAATCTACGCCGCTCCCATCCCGGAGCCTTCTTCGATCGCCCTGGTTGGCGCCGGCCTGATGAGCCTGTTCATGATGCGCCGTTCGAAAAACGGATAG
- a CDS encoding pectate lyase — translation MHRLITQLSLRTARQSIALVLWLATATAGAATWFVAPNGLDASNGSSNAPFLTLMRAQSAASAGDTVFLRGGNYFLNNTHVTATNAPWAIVNRINKNGINYLGFPGERPVFDFSSVKPPGWRVTAFLVTASDCVFKGFDVVGAQVTIRAGEAGNTQSECFRVAGGNRNRFEHLAMRDGMGVGWYLTSGQSNLVLNCDAYNNRGLDSLSMGNVDGFGAHPSAASGSGNVFSGCRAWFNSDDGFDLIGARAAVTIDRCWAFYNGYFTNFTSSGGDGHGFKAGGYGRNGSAIPSPVPRHVTQFCLAVRNRVSGFYANHHTGGLNWFHNTAFRNSVNYNMLSTLADNETDVPGYGHLMKNNLGFRASTEVANLGSSNDVSFNYFTLPVTIASNDFASFDESLLTQPRQANGVLPNTAFANLLGSSDLVNAGTNIGFVFAGVAPDLGAFERGLAMPPFLRISRQDSHVLLSGQGGWGGGPYHLIASTNLRNSAAEWALIHTNRFDAAGTFLRTNAATPPDNRFFRVRLP, via the coding sequence GTGCATCGGCTCATAACCCAGCTCTCGCTCAGAACGGCGCGTCAATCGATCGCGCTGGTTCTCTGGCTCGCAACAGCCACGGCCGGAGCAGCGACCTGGTTTGTTGCGCCGAACGGACTGGATGCCAGCAACGGTTCCAGCAATGCGCCTTTCCTGACGTTGATGCGCGCGCAGTCAGCCGCCAGCGCGGGTGACACCGTGTTTCTTCGCGGCGGGAATTATTTCCTGAACAACACCCACGTCACCGCCACGAATGCGCCCTGGGCAATCGTCAACAGGATCAACAAGAACGGAATCAATTATCTCGGTTTTCCTGGCGAACGTCCCGTCTTCGATTTCTCGTCCGTGAAGCCGCCCGGGTGGCGAGTGACGGCGTTCCTCGTCACGGCAAGCGATTGCGTTTTCAAGGGCTTTGACGTTGTGGGCGCGCAGGTCACGATTCGGGCGGGGGAGGCGGGCAACACGCAATCAGAATGTTTCCGCGTCGCGGGGGGAAACCGAAATCGATTCGAACATTTGGCCATGCGCGACGGCATGGGCGTGGGTTGGTATCTCACGTCAGGACAAAGTAATCTCGTGCTGAACTGCGACGCCTATAACAATCGCGGTCTCGACAGCCTTTCGATGGGGAACGTTGACGGATTTGGCGCGCATCCATCGGCAGCGTCCGGCAGCGGCAACGTGTTCAGCGGATGCCGCGCGTGGTTCAACAGCGACGATGGATTCGACCTGATTGGCGCGAGAGCGGCCGTGACGATCGACCGTTGCTGGGCGTTCTACAACGGGTACTTCACGAACTTCACGAGTTCGGGCGGGGACGGCCACGGATTCAAGGCGGGCGGCTATGGGCGGAATGGCAGCGCAATCCCAAGTCCGGTGCCGCGGCACGTCACGCAGTTCTGCCTGGCGGTGCGCAACCGCGTGAGCGGATTTTACGCCAATCATCATACGGGCGGCCTCAACTGGTTTCACAACACTGCATTCCGCAACAGCGTGAATTACAACATGCTGTCCACCCTGGCCGACAATGAAACAGATGTGCCCGGTTACGGTCACCTGATGAAAAACAACCTGGGATTCCGCGCCTCGACGGAAGTGGCGAATCTCGGCAGCAGCAACGATGTGTCGTTCAACTATTTCACCCTGCCCGTGACGATTGCCTCGAACGATTTTGCGAGCTTCGATGAATCGCTCCTGACGCAGCCGCGCCAGGCGAACGGCGTCTTGCCGAATACTGCGTTTGCAAACCTCCTGGGATCGAGCGACCTCGTCAATGCCGGGACGAATATTGGATTCGTTTTTGCGGGAGTTGCGCCCGATTTGGGGGCATTCGAACGCGGATTGGCAATGCCCCCGTTTCTTCGGATCAGCCGGCAGGATTCGCACGTGTTGCTCAGCGGCCAGGGCGGCTGGGGCGGCGGGCCTTATCATTTGATCGCATCCACAAACCTGCGGAATTCAGCCGCCGAATGGGCGCTGATTCACACGAATCGTTTTGATGCCGCCGGAACGTTCCTGCGCACCAACGCCGCAACGCCGCCAGACAACCGGTTTTTCCGCGTGCGCCTTCCCTGA
- a CDS encoding SlyX family protein — protein sequence MNPNEPERLERLETHVAHLEHQLEQLNQVVIDHGKVIARLKKEVQRQSETLQVQELERIKGNNQKPPHYQ from the coding sequence ATGAACCCGAACGAACCTGAAAGGCTGGAACGGCTTGAAACCCACGTCGCGCACCTGGAACATCAACTCGAGCAATTAAACCAAGTTGTGATTGACCACGGAAAAGTCATTGCGCGGTTGAAGAAGGAAGTGCAGCGACAGTCTGAGACGTTGCAGGTTCAGGAGCTCGAGCGGATCAAGGGAAACAACCAGAAGCCGCCGCACTATCAATAG
- a CDS encoding hemerythrin domain-containing protein — protein sequence MKITEALLAEHLVFHNLFDHIEKIAPRLKTLAEVKVLASLMETMLSAHSHTEDELFMKPLEPSFEQLGHCAIFHHEHDLIEQNLALVHESKSLKHARHLLLTTVVLCRSHFDKEERIVFPMAERVLKSKTLLELGQSWMNQRNCALLA from the coding sequence ATGAAGATTACAGAAGCACTGCTGGCCGAACACCTGGTGTTCCACAATCTGTTTGATCACATCGAAAAAATCGCGCCACGGCTCAAGACGCTGGCCGAGGTGAAGGTGCTGGCGTCGTTGATGGAAACAATGCTGTCGGCGCATTCGCACACGGAGGACGAACTCTTCATGAAGCCGCTCGAACCCTCGTTTGAGCAACTCGGCCATTGCGCGATCTTTCATCACGAACACGATCTCATCGAACAGAACCTCGCGCTTGTTCACGAGTCGAAAAGCCTCAAGCACGCACGCCACCTCCTGCTCACCACGGTCGTCCTCTGCCGCAGCCACTTCGACAAGGAAGAACGCATTGTGTTCCCAATGGCCGAACGCGTGTTGAAATCGAAGACGCTTCTTGAACTCGGCCAAAGCTGGATGAACCAACGGAACTGCGCCTTGCTCGCATAG
- a CDS encoding M14 family metallocarboxypeptidase, with protein sequence MRSGTGDGEVAGPGQRLGKNLDRYCGDVIDVRQTLAEIISAADKHGWERGSFATTDGFELLSLHRPARSDSPATRRIYLSAGIHGDEPAGPRAALRLLQEDRWPENAELWFCPCLNPVGFTLNCRENARGLDLNRAYLNPSADEIIAHINWLERQPAFDLCLLLHEDWESNGFYLYEQNPLGQRSLAEPMIDAVERVCPIDPNELIEGRPASRGIIRPNLDPDSRPDWPEAFYLIRHKTRLSYTLEAPSDFALQVREQALITAVHAALNTFCGF encoded by the coding sequence ATGCGAAGCGGAACCGGCGATGGCGAAGTAGCGGGGCCCGGGCAGCGCCTCGGCAAGAACCTTGATCGGTACTGCGGCGATGTCATTGATGTCCGCCAGACGCTGGCAGAAATCATTTCCGCCGCCGACAAGCACGGATGGGAACGCGGGTCGTTTGCGACCACGGACGGTTTCGAATTATTGAGCCTGCATCGACCGGCGCGCTCAGACAGCCCAGCCACGCGGCGCATTTACCTCAGCGCGGGAATTCATGGAGACGAACCCGCGGGTCCGAGGGCGGCGCTGCGGTTGCTTCAGGAAGATCGCTGGCCCGAAAATGCGGAACTCTGGTTCTGCCCGTGCCTGAATCCGGTAGGGTTCACACTGAACTGTCGTGAAAACGCGCGAGGCCTTGATTTGAACCGCGCCTACCTGAATCCCTCGGCTGACGAAATCATTGCGCACATCAACTGGCTGGAGAGGCAGCCCGCCTTCGACCTCTGCCTTCTGCTGCATGAAGATTGGGAATCGAACGGCTTTTACCTCTACGAACAAAACCCGCTGGGCCAGCGTTCGCTCGCTGAACCCATGATCGATGCTGTGGAACGCGTTTGTCCGATTGATCCAAACGAGTTGATTGAGGGACGTCCGGCAAGCAGGGGAATCATCCGCCCGAATCTCGATCCCGATTCGCGCCCCGACTGGCCTGAGGCGTTTTATCTGATTCGACACAAGACGCGGCTGAGCTACACGCTCGAAGCGCCCTCAGATTTCGCGTTGCAGGTGAGGGAGCAGGCGCTGATCACGGCTGTTCATGCGGCGCTCAACACCTTCTGCGGTTTTTGA
- the bioB gene encoding biotin synthase BioB, producing the protein MSASSFDATSHERLGLLGQRVLSGGSITREEALWLFNLETSADILDLISWANRIRERFKGNKIHLCSIVNAKAGACSENCSFCAQSAFYQTGSPRYGFIDPEPVQEAADEANRNSVTAVGLVAAWKGLNEGPLLDEVCDRIRELKAGGKTRPDASLGIIKDQKVANRLKEAGLECYGHNLESSRRFFPKTCTTHTYDDRLQTIQFLKNAGISICSGGIIGMGETREDRCDLAFSIKEIGASVVPINILNPIKGTPFENNEPLSVMEILKSIACFRFILPRREIMIAGGRTVNLREAQSMIFMAGASAMMVGNYLTTLNQPVEKDMQMIRDLGLDPSWDKHGFTDQAEHECGCNGTSCEAEPAMAK; encoded by the coding sequence ATGAGTGCGAGTTCATTTGACGCCACAAGCCACGAACGTTTGGGGCTCCTGGGTCAGCGGGTGCTTTCCGGCGGATCTATCACGCGTGAAGAGGCGTTGTGGCTGTTCAATCTCGAGACTTCAGCCGACATCCTGGACCTGATTTCCTGGGCCAACCGCATCCGTGAACGATTCAAGGGAAACAAGATTCATCTCTGTTCCATCGTGAATGCCAAGGCCGGCGCCTGTTCCGAGAACTGCAGTTTCTGCGCGCAATCCGCGTTTTACCAAACCGGCTCGCCGCGCTACGGCTTCATCGATCCCGAACCTGTCCAGGAGGCCGCCGACGAAGCCAATCGCAACAGCGTCACTGCCGTTGGTTTGGTAGCTGCCTGGAAGGGGCTCAATGAGGGACCCCTTCTCGACGAGGTGTGCGACCGGATTCGCGAACTGAAGGCGGGCGGCAAGACCCGCCCTGACGCATCACTCGGAATCATCAAGGACCAGAAGGTCGCGAATCGGCTGAAGGAAGCGGGATTGGAATGCTACGGTCATAATCTGGAAAGCTCCCGGCGGTTCTTTCCGAAAACCTGCACCACGCATACTTACGACGATCGCCTGCAGACAATCCAGTTTCTTAAGAACGCCGGGATCAGCATCTGTTCGGGCGGGATCATCGGAATGGGCGAAACGCGTGAGGATCGATGCGATCTTGCTTTCTCGATCAAGGAAATTGGCGCGAGCGTGGTGCCGATCAACATTCTCAACCCGATCAAAGGCACGCCGTTCGAGAACAACGAACCGCTCTCTGTGATGGAGATTCTAAAGTCGATCGCGTGCTTCCGGTTCATCCTTCCGCGACGCGAGATCATGATCGCCGGGGGACGCACGGTGAACCTGCGCGAAGCCCAAAGCATGATCTTCATGGCGGGCGCGAGCGCGATGATGGTCGGCAATTATCTGACCACCCTGAATCAGCCTGTCGAGAAGGACATGCAGATGATCCGCGACCTGGGTTTGGATCCGAGCTGGGACAAGCACGGTTTCACTGACCAGGCGGAACACGAATGCGGGTGCAACGGAACTTCATGCGAAGCGGAACCGGCGATGGCGAAGTAG
- the lepB gene encoding signal peptidase I — protein sequence MENQTSATPPAESIAPSTKPAAPSLSRQLLQCLMLVLLSAGSYLFISHFCFQSVQVVGVSMVPTLRPADQLILDRLTYRFHAPKQNDIVVIKDPTDGAFVVKRIIGMPGDSILFKNGKVFVNGVQLKEPYVWAGRPTLTYSGFHEQLIVCGQDQYFVLGDNRENSFDSRMYGPVRRQNILGAVHL from the coding sequence ATGGAAAATCAAACATCGGCAACCCCCCCAGCGGAGAGTATCGCTCCGAGCACCAAGCCCGCGGCGCCATCGTTGAGCCGCCAGTTGCTTCAATGCTTGATGCTCGTGCTTCTCAGCGCTGGCTCGTATCTCTTCATCAGCCACTTTTGTTTTCAGTCAGTGCAGGTCGTCGGTGTCAGCATGGTTCCCACCCTGCGTCCAGCCGATCAGTTAATCCTCGATCGCCTCACCTACCGCTTTCATGCGCCGAAACAAAACGACATTGTCGTGATCAAGGATCCCACCGATGGAGCGTTCGTCGTGAAACGCATCATTGGAATGCCGGGCGATTCCATCCTGTTCAAGAACGGGAAGGTTTTCGTAAACGGGGTGCAGTTGAAGGAACCCTACGTGTGGGCCGGACGGCCGACCCTGACCTATTCAGGCTTCCACGAGCAATTGATTGTCTGCGGACAGGATCAGTACTTCGTGCTTGGCGATAATCGGGAGAACAGTTTCGACAGCCGGATGTATGGTCCCGTTCGCCGGCAGAACATCCTCGGCGCAGTGCATCTCTAA
- a CDS encoding response regulator, with product MAVPVMPTKRILVVDDEPFVCDAVKMMLTFDGHEVKTANSGKEALASLGKEKFDLVITDFAMPLMKGDELATTIKSQFPEQPVIMITAYAEMLQSSGVPLSGVDRLISKPFLLDDLREAIAQVLLHRTT from the coding sequence ATGGCTGTACCTGTGATGCCAACCAAACGCATCTTGGTGGTCGATGACGAACCATTCGTCTGCGACGCCGTCAAGATGATGCTGACGTTTGATGGCCATGAGGTGAAGACGGCCAACAGCGGCAAGGAAGCGCTGGCTTCATTGGGCAAGGAAAAATTCGACTTGGTAATCACCGACTTTGCCATGCCCTTGATGAAGGGCGACGAGCTCGCGACGACGATCAAAAGCCAGTTTCCTGAACAGCCCGTGATCATGATCACTGCGTACGCCGAGATGCTTCAGTCTTCCGGGGTTCCCTTGTCTGGAGTCGATCGGCTGATCAGCAAACCGTTTCTGCTCGACGATTTGCGCGAGGCAATCGCACAGGTGCTTCTCCATCGCACCACGTAG